In a genomic window of Nostoc sp. UHCC 0870:
- the lipA gene encoding lipoyl synthase, whose product MTVKPDWLRVKAPQWERVGNVKEILRDLALNTVCEEASCPNIGECFQAGTATFLIMGPACTRACPYCDIDFDKKPKALDPTEPSRLAEAVRRMKLNHVVITSVNRDDLADGGATQFVRCIEAVRTVSPHTTIEVLIPDLCGNWDALKIILQAAPEVLNHNTETVPSLYRRVRPQGNYDRSIELLKLSRQIAPWVYTKSGIMVGLGETDAEIRQVMQDLRSVDCDILTIGQYLQPSQKHLQVQGFITPEQFASWQAYGEELGFLQVVSSPLTRSSYHAEQVRELMKLHPRKRVLSIES is encoded by the coding sequence GTGACTGTTAAACCAGACTGGTTACGAGTTAAAGCACCCCAATGGGAGCGCGTTGGCAATGTTAAAGAGATTTTACGCGATTTAGCACTGAATACAGTTTGTGAGGAAGCTTCTTGTCCAAATATTGGCGAATGCTTCCAAGCAGGTACAGCTACATTTTTGATTATGGGGCCGGCTTGCACTCGTGCTTGTCCTTACTGTGATATTGACTTTGACAAAAAACCCAAAGCTTTAGACCCCACAGAACCATCACGGTTAGCAGAAGCTGTACGCCGGATGAAACTTAATCATGTGGTGATTACCTCTGTTAACAGAGATGACTTAGCAGATGGTGGTGCTACTCAATTTGTGCGGTGCATTGAAGCAGTGCGGACAGTTTCACCACACACCACAATAGAGGTACTGATTCCTGATTTATGTGGTAACTGGGATGCTTTAAAGATAATTCTGCAAGCTGCACCAGAGGTATTAAATCACAATACCGAAACAGTACCAAGTTTATATCGACGGGTGCGACCCCAAGGGAACTACGATCGCAGTATAGAATTACTCAAACTAAGCCGCCAAATAGCCCCTTGGGTGTACACTAAATCTGGGATTATGGTTGGACTTGGTGAAACCGATGCCGAAATTCGGCAAGTTATGCAAGACCTACGCTCTGTAGATTGTGATATCTTGACCATTGGACAATACTTGCAACCCAGTCAAAAACACTTGCAAGTACAAGGTTTTATCACTCCAGAACAATTTGCTTCATGGCAAGCTTACGGTGAAGAGTTAGGATTTTTACAAGTTGTATCATCCCCATTGACCAGAAGTTCTTACCATGCTGAACAAGTGCGAGAACTTATGAAGCTTCACCCACGAAAGAGAGTGCTGAGTATTGAGTCGTGA
- a CDS encoding NAD(P)H-dependent glycerol-3-phosphate dehydrogenase — MQGNTVAILGAGAWGAALAKLAAENGHRVRVWSRHGSATLADVLQDAQIVLSAISMKGVREVASQVHSFTPSLETIFVTATKGLEPETICTPSQIWQSTFPENPVVVLSGPNLSKEIEQSLPAATVVASREPTAAETVQLVFSSSRFRVYTNPDPVGVELGGTLKNVMAIAAGVCDGLHLGTNAKAALVTRGLTEMVRIGNCWGAKMETFYGLSGLGDLLATCNSPLSRNYQVGYQLAGGNSLAEILAKLPGTAEGVNTCQVLVQLARQKNIVIPITEQVYRLLQGEVTPEQALDELMLRDIKAEYE; from the coding sequence GTGCAAGGAAATACAGTAGCAATTTTGGGTGCAGGTGCTTGGGGTGCAGCTTTGGCGAAGCTAGCAGCAGAAAACGGTCATAGGGTGCGTGTGTGGTCACGCCACGGATCTGCAACATTGGCAGATGTTCTACAAGATGCTCAAATAGTTCTGTCTGCTATCTCCATGAAAGGGGTGAGAGAAGTTGCATCTCAAGTACATTCTTTCACCCCTTCACTAGAAACTATATTTGTGACGGCGACAAAAGGACTAGAACCAGAAACGATCTGTACGCCTTCACAAATTTGGCAATCAACATTTCCTGAAAATCCCGTAGTTGTGCTGTCGGGGCCGAATTTATCTAAAGAAATTGAACAGTCATTACCAGCCGCCACGGTGGTAGCCAGTCGTGAACCTACAGCCGCCGAAACGGTGCAGCTGGTATTTTCTTCCTCTCGGTTTCGAGTTTATACCAATCCTGATCCGGTGGGAGTGGAACTAGGTGGGACACTCAAGAATGTGATGGCGATCGCAGCTGGGGTTTGTGATGGCTTACATTTAGGAACTAATGCCAAAGCCGCTTTAGTGACTCGCGGACTCACAGAAATGGTTCGCATTGGCAACTGCTGGGGTGCGAAAATGGAAACCTTTTATGGTTTATCTGGTCTAGGAGACCTGTTAGCTACCTGTAATAGTCCTTTAAGTCGTAATTACCAAGTTGGCTATCAGCTAGCTGGTGGTAATTCACTTGCAGAAATTCTCGCTAAGTTACCAGGAACTGCCGAAGGGGTTAATACTTGTCAGGTGTTAGTACAACTAGCTAGGCAAAAAAATATAGTTATCCCGATTACCGAGCAAGTTTATCGATTATTACAAGGTGAAGTCACTCCCGAACAAGCCCTTGATGAACTTATGTTGAGAGATATTAAAGCAGAGTACGAGTAG
- the sigC gene encoding RNA polymerase sigma factor SigC: protein MPATSFYADAAYNTQKSRQALDPDLTADDGEFSVDDLQELEIAAADPNNFAANGNRRSTDLVRLYLQEIGRVRLLGRDEEVSEAQKVQRYLRLRIVLANAAKQGDAVVTPYLNLIEVQERLTSELGHRPSLERWASTAGVQVSDLKPILSEGKRRWAEIAKLTVEELEKVQSNGLHAKEHMIKANLRLVVSVAKKYQNRGLELLDLVQEGTLGLERAVEKFDPTKGYRFSTYAYWWIRQGITRAIATSSRTIRLPVHITEKLNKIKKAQRKIAQEKGRTPTLEDLAIELEMTPTQVREVLLRVPRSVSLETKVGKDKDTELGELLETDGVTPEEMLMRESLQRDLQNLLADLTTRERDVILMRFGLADGHPYSLAEIGRALDLSRERVRQIESKALQKLRQPKRRNLIRDYLESLS from the coding sequence ATGCCAGCAACATCTTTTTACGCAGATGCCGCCTACAACACCCAAAAATCCCGCCAGGCTTTAGATCCTGATCTTACGGCTGATGACGGTGAATTTTCGGTGGACGATCTCCAAGAGTTGGAAATCGCTGCTGCTGATCCCAATAACTTTGCTGCTAACGGTAACCGCCGCAGTACAGACTTAGTACGTCTATATCTTCAAGAGATAGGCCGAGTTCGGTTGTTAGGACGCGATGAAGAGGTTTCCGAAGCCCAAAAAGTCCAGCGTTACTTAAGATTGCGGATAGTGCTAGCCAATGCAGCCAAACAAGGAGATGCAGTAGTTACCCCTTATCTCAACTTAATTGAAGTTCAGGAACGTTTAACATCAGAGTTAGGACACCGCCCTTCTTTGGAACGGTGGGCTAGTACGGCTGGTGTTCAGGTATCTGACCTTAAGCCGATTTTGTCAGAAGGTAAGCGTCGTTGGGCAGAAATTGCCAAATTGACTGTAGAAGAATTAGAGAAGGTTCAATCTAACGGTCTACACGCAAAAGAACACATGATCAAGGCTAATTTGCGCTTGGTTGTGTCCGTTGCTAAGAAGTATCAAAATCGCGGTTTGGAATTATTGGATTTAGTCCAAGAAGGAACTCTTGGTTTAGAACGGGCTGTAGAAAAATTTGACCCTACCAAGGGATACCGCTTTAGTACCTATGCTTACTGGTGGATTCGTCAAGGAATTACGAGAGCGATCGCAACTTCTAGCCGCACGATTCGCCTTCCAGTTCACATCACAGAAAAACTTAACAAAATTAAAAAAGCTCAACGCAAAATTGCTCAAGAAAAAGGTCGCACTCCTACTTTAGAAGACCTAGCAATTGAGTTAGAAATGACACCGACTCAAGTGCGGGAAGTTTTGTTGAGAGTACCTCGTTCTGTTTCTTTAGAAACTAAAGTCGGTAAAGATAAAGATACCGAGTTAGGCGAATTATTAGAGACCGACGGTGTTACCCCTGAAGAAATGTTAATGCGAGAATCTTTACAAAGAGACTTGCAAAATTTGTTAGCAGATTTAACCACCCGTGAACGGGATGTGATTCTGATGCGGTTTGGTTTGGCTGATGGTCATCCTTACTCATTAGCAGAAATTGGCCGCGCCCTTGATTTATCACGGGAACGAGTCCGCCAAATTGAATCTAAGGCTTTACAGAAGCTGCGCCAACCCAAGCGTCGCAACCTCATCCGCGACTATTTAGAGTCGTTGAGTTAG
- a CDS encoding Fur family transcriptional regulator: MTVYTNTSLKAELNERGWRLTPQRETILHIFQELPQGEHLSAEDLYHRLEGEGEGISLSTIYRTLKLMARMGILRELELGEGHKHYEINQPYPHHHHHLICVRCNSTIEFKNDSILKIGAKTAQKEGFHLLDCQMTIHAVCPKCQRALMPL; the protein is encoded by the coding sequence ATGACTGTCTACACAAATACGTCACTCAAGGCTGAATTAAACGAACGTGGTTGGCGTTTAACTCCCCAAAGAGAAACTATATTACACATTTTTCAAGAACTCCCTCAAGGCGAACATTTGAGTGCTGAGGATTTATATCACCGCTTAGAAGGTGAAGGTGAAGGGATTAGCCTTTCAACTATCTACCGGACTTTGAAGTTGATGGCGCGGATGGGCATCTTAAGGGAACTTGAACTCGGAGAAGGGCATAAGCACTACGAAATCAACCAACCTTATCCCCATCATCATCATCACTTGATTTGTGTGCGTTGCAACTCAACCATTGAGTTCAAAAATGACTCAATTTTAAAAATTGGGGCTAAAACTGCTCAAAAGGAAGGTTTCCACCTACTTGACTGTCAAATGACAATCCATGCAGTATGCCCCAAGTGCCAACGGGCGTTGATGCCGCTTTAG
- a CDS encoding peptidoglycan-binding protein: protein MDNIAYLHLAFAYEGNEANELVSFDPLLDKATLPDWKRLSSKAWKYMLPLALTLSVLGSVSSVWALERGDQGPSVRNIQQKLQNAGFYQAPITQVYDFPTEDAVRRFQQAAGLPVDGIVGASTLEKLDSWRGATVISQPPTATFVSNQTTLRQTSTANTQTRSNATTSTKPKQTSTANTQTRSNATTSTKPKQTVVANSVTKKRQSPNYLGKGDEGEEVRVLQERLRVAGFYYGNATGIFGPITEESVKRFQSAYKLDSDGIVGPATTAKLPPLGVGGRTSQPPQAANKDQLRLGDRGEGVRVLQEQLIQAGYLQGQPNGYFGSYTADAVKRFQAGNYLAVSGIAGPTTRAKLHNLVTKTPKSDFSVLEIQRRLQARGFYKGQLNGLMAEDTKKAIKQAQEFYGISLTDVRSGRF, encoded by the coding sequence ATGGACAACATCGCGTATTTACATCTAGCTTTCGCCTACGAAGGTAACGAAGCCAATGAGTTAGTTTCTTTTGACCCATTACTAGATAAAGCGACTCTACCCGACTGGAAACGTTTGTCTAGTAAGGCTTGGAAGTATATGCTACCCCTTGCTCTGACACTATCAGTTCTTGGTAGCGTTAGTAGTGTCTGGGCATTAGAAAGAGGAGATCAAGGCCCTTCTGTCAGAAATATCCAACAAAAACTGCAAAACGCAGGTTTTTATCAAGCACCCATTACTCAAGTCTATGACTTTCCCACAGAAGACGCTGTGCGGCGTTTTCAACAAGCCGCAGGTTTGCCTGTTGATGGTATTGTCGGGGCTAGCACCTTAGAAAAATTAGATAGTTGGCGTGGAGCTACTGTAATTAGCCAACCGCCAACAGCTACTTTTGTCAGTAATCAAACGACACTGAGACAAACTAGCACTGCTAATACACAAACTCGCAGCAACGCTACTACCAGTACAAAACCAAAACAAACTAGCACTGCTAATACACAAACTCGCAGCAATGCTACTACCAGTACAAAACCAAAACAAACTGTAGTCGCTAATTCAGTCACTAAGAAGCGTCAAAGCCCCAACTATTTAGGTAAAGGCGATGAAGGTGAAGAGGTGAGAGTTTTGCAAGAACGTTTGCGAGTAGCAGGATTTTATTACGGTAACGCTACCGGCATTTTTGGGCCGATCACTGAAGAATCTGTAAAAAGGTTTCAATCAGCTTATAAATTGGATAGTGACGGCATTGTTGGCCCCGCAACAACGGCAAAATTACCCCCACTGGGTGTAGGTGGTAGAACTTCTCAGCCTCCGCAAGCGGCGAATAAAGATCAACTCCGTCTAGGCGATCGCGGCGAAGGAGTCCGAGTGCTGCAAGAACAGTTAATTCAAGCCGGGTATTTACAAGGACAACCCAACGGCTACTTTGGTTCTTACACCGCAGATGCAGTAAAAAGATTTCAAGCCGGTAATTATTTAGCTGTCAGTGGGATTGCTGGGCCTACTACCAGAGCTAAATTACATAACTTAGTTACTAAAACACCGAAAAGTGATTTTAGTGTTTTAGAGATCCAAAGACGACTGCAAGCAAGAGGATTTTATAAAGGCCAATTAAATGGCTTAATGGCAGAAGATACCAAAAAAGCTATCAAGCAAGCACAGGAATTTTATGGTATCAGCCTCACTGATGTTAGAAGCGGACGCTTTTAG